One window of Brachybacterium ginsengisoli genomic DNA carries:
- a CDS encoding ABC transporter permease, with protein MSTPPSTPQSTAVRGRGRNGTLSLRPRGLWLVTSLELRQRVRSVRWYVGLGVWTVVLLGIGVLGLAPTLYTSQWDGIEQVAAMVFSLQIILVLFAMLLVVPALTAGSINGDRSAGTLATLQASLLSPLEITLGKLLAGFLTGLAFLVLALPSVVPIALLGGIGPLYFLRAVMMIVLITLCVTAVGLGLSALTQRQLGSVVLAYIIVFGVTAVLPIAWGSTAVFLQQEREVTQYYTDYESGRCEPETGTQDVPRIDLTMPLLWGNPVVMLAETSPPMSPTDWGEEEDGNVDALRVISAGVRAASSITHPANSNYCEPGQPGYPTDLGEVPNRPVWPMGLTLWLLAAVLATSVTVRRLAVPIRRLGAGTRIA; from the coding sequence ATGAGCACCCCGCCCTCGACCCCGCAGTCCACCGCCGTCCGCGGCCGCGGCCGGAACGGCACCCTCTCGCTGCGCCCCCGCGGGCTGTGGCTGGTGACCTCGCTCGAGCTGCGCCAGCGGGTGCGCTCGGTGCGCTGGTACGTGGGGCTCGGCGTGTGGACCGTGGTGCTGCTGGGGATCGGCGTGCTGGGGCTCGCGCCCACGCTGTACACCTCGCAGTGGGACGGGATCGAGCAGGTCGCCGCGATGGTGTTCAGCCTCCAGATCATCCTGGTGCTGTTCGCGATGCTGCTGGTGGTGCCGGCGCTCACGGCCGGGTCGATCAACGGCGACCGGAGCGCGGGGACGCTCGCGACGCTGCAGGCGAGCCTGCTCAGCCCGCTCGAGATCACGCTCGGCAAGCTGCTGGCCGGCTTCCTCACCGGGCTCGCCTTCCTGGTCCTGGCCCTGCCCTCGGTGGTGCCGATCGCCCTCCTGGGCGGCATCGGACCGCTGTACTTCCTGCGGGCCGTGATGATGATCGTGCTGATCACGCTGTGCGTGACGGCGGTCGGGCTAGGCCTGTCCGCGCTGACCCAGCGGCAGCTGGGCTCGGTGGTGCTGGCCTACATCATCGTGTTCGGGGTGACTGCGGTGCTGCCCATCGCCTGGGGCTCCACCGCCGTCTTCCTGCAGCAGGAGCGGGAGGTCACTCAGTACTACACGGACTACGAGTCCGGGCGCTGCGAGCCAGAGACCGGGACCCAGGACGTGCCCCGCATTGATCTGACGATGCCGCTGCTGTGGGGGAACCCGGTGGTGATGCTGGCCGAGACCTCTCCGCCGATGTCGCCGACCGACTGGGGCGAGGAGGAGGACGGCAACGTCGACGCGCTGCGAGTGATCTCGGCAGGCGTCCGGGCCGCGTCCTCCATCACCCATCCGGCGAACAGCAACTACTGCGAGCCGGGCCAGCCCGGATATCCCACGGACCTCGGCGAGGTGCCGAACCGGCCCGTCTGGCCGATGGGCCTGACGCTGTGGCTGCTCGCCGCGGTCCTCGCCACATCGGTCACGGTGAGGCGGCTTGCGGTGCCGATCCGACGCCTCGGCGCGGGGACCCGCATCGCCTGA
- a CDS encoding VOC family protein, whose product MTIFISHTSIDCHDAFTLSEWWRTALGYDMDTEDPNLPGHEECAIHDPVSGHTLLFLEVPDAELPAKRIHFDVRPRERSQEDEVVWLQEHGAQLVADHRGIHGPGSGWVTLADPEGNQFCVLLSPDERTAFLAATT is encoded by the coding sequence ATGACGATCTTCATCTCGCACACCAGCATCGACTGCCACGATGCCTTCACCCTCTCCGAGTGGTGGCGCACCGCGCTGGGATACGACATGGACACGGAGGACCCGAACCTCCCCGGCCATGAGGAGTGCGCGATCCACGATCCCGTTTCGGGCCACACACTCCTCTTCCTCGAGGTCCCCGACGCGGAGCTGCCCGCCAAGCGGATCCACTTCGACGTGCGCCCGCGCGAACGCTCGCAGGAGGACGAGGTCGTCTGGCTGCAGGAGCACGGAGCCCAGCTCGTCGCAGACCACCGCGGCATCCATGGCCCGGGCAGCGGCTGGGTCACCCTCGCCGATCCGGAGGGCAACCAGTTCTGCGTGCTGCTCTCGCCCGACGAGCGCACGGCCTTCCTCGCCGCGACGACATGA
- a CDS encoding DNA polymerase III subunit gamma and tau: protein MATALYRRYRPESFAEVIGQDHVTTPLRRALRAGRIGHAYLFSGPRGCGKTTSARILARCLNCAEGPTDIPCGQCDSCRDLANGGSGSLDVVEIDAASHGGVDDARELRERASFAPVRDRYKVFIIDEAHMVTSAGFNALLKLVEEPPEHVKFVFATTEPDKVIGTIRSRTHHYPFRLIPPQVLGPYLEEVCAAEQVQVGEGVMPLVVRAGGGSARDSMSVLDQLMAGAGDDGLDFPTAIALLGFTDTALLDSAVTAVAERDAASLYSAVEHVLATGHEPRRFVEDLLERMRDLIVLAAVPDRGADLLPQVPAGELESMRVQAGLFAPADLSQCGDLVHETLSTMSGATSPRLHLELLAARLVLRDERAALAAADGPASAPDQRGGAQPVRGGQPAQAPSQSSGAGASGAREEARRIAQEKVEAARQARGGRPAAAPVAQEEQPARQERAPWGDAVQQSAPPRPAAQDPAASAPQNDPTQQPADQTSGQRVPAQQAAAQQSPDTSAEPQAATPPQTMTQGSAAAARSQGSSQDAPAQPAPAAQPAQGGGLDADQVRTHWSAILDELQQIRRPSWALISQNGHVNGAHDSTLVIGFRTDGLVSAFHRGTAAQNLADAVRRIMHLDVTIEAVVGEDPGPGGGRGAGPAGGGSAGGGSAGGGPAGGGPAVGGSSAGGSSGGGPMSGGPAGGGPVPTGGATAPVAGAAAGGPAPTGTPASEQVDPAPASKPRWGDAVSAVPVRETAPAPQEPEQVSAGQRASERAMQAAARAAQSGGRPGPGAAPDRVEDFPPEPDDPFPPDPQDDYQPRYRTPQQDAAAPVTASAPVPTPARDETPGGSRWSDALQDDSSPAPARDVDVQGAAPSAAATAPAPGGGTPVVDDEGRDSLPPEDPRTYGQNALRRAIAEGRVVHSRPAQNAAGAASAGADSAGEQPEGVTPGDVDQGGQEFDSGRPALQAMPPMSSGSAASAPSADTPGAGATSWTRSEPAEDASAAPATGVEGSASARAAASWGTTATTPPASGTSWSSSAASAATVPSASSSATSAPSASAPSAADSAADSAAPRSGAALVREAALASRTAAGQRGANRRGGAAEPVADTDPTGGATRDDEDAVVATRNGREVVEKLLGGKVLEVIDENRNY, encoded by the coding sequence GTGGCCACCGCTCTGTACCGTCGTTACCGCCCGGAGTCCTTCGCCGAAGTGATCGGCCAGGACCATGTCACCACGCCTCTCCGGCGTGCGCTGCGCGCGGGACGGATCGGCCATGCCTACCTGTTCTCGGGCCCGCGCGGCTGTGGCAAGACCACCTCCGCACGCATCCTCGCGCGCTGCCTGAACTGCGCCGAAGGGCCGACTGACATCCCTTGCGGGCAGTGCGATTCCTGCCGTGACCTCGCCAACGGCGGCTCCGGCAGCCTCGACGTGGTGGAGATCGACGCCGCCAGCCACGGCGGCGTGGACGACGCCCGCGAGCTGCGCGAGCGCGCCTCCTTCGCCCCGGTGCGCGACCGCTACAAGGTGTTCATCATCGATGAGGCCCACATGGTCACCTCCGCCGGGTTCAACGCCCTGCTGAAGCTGGTCGAAGAGCCGCCGGAGCACGTGAAGTTCGTCTTCGCGACCACCGAGCCGGACAAGGTGATCGGCACCATCCGATCGCGCACCCACCACTACCCCTTCCGGCTGATCCCGCCGCAGGTGCTGGGCCCCTACCTCGAGGAGGTCTGCGCCGCCGAGCAGGTTCAGGTCGGCGAGGGCGTGATGCCGCTGGTGGTGCGTGCCGGAGGCGGGTCCGCACGTGACTCGATGTCGGTGCTCGACCAGCTGATGGCCGGCGCCGGGGACGACGGCCTGGACTTCCCGACCGCGATCGCGCTGCTGGGGTTCACCGACACCGCGCTGCTGGACAGCGCCGTCACCGCCGTCGCCGAGCGCGATGCCGCTTCGCTGTACTCGGCGGTCGAGCACGTCCTGGCCACGGGCCACGAGCCGCGGCGCTTCGTCGAAGACCTGCTGGAGCGGATGCGGGACCTCATCGTCCTCGCCGCCGTGCCCGATCGCGGCGCGGATCTGCTGCCCCAGGTCCCGGCCGGCGAGCTCGAGAGCATGCGTGTCCAGGCCGGGCTCTTCGCCCCGGCCGACCTCTCCCAGTGCGGCGATCTCGTGCACGAGACCCTCTCCACGATGAGCGGGGCGACCTCGCCGCGGCTGCATCTCGAGCTGCTCGCCGCGCGCCTGGTGCTGCGTGACGAGCGCGCCGCGCTGGCGGCCGCCGATGGCCCGGCATCCGCCCCTGACCAGCGTGGCGGTGCGCAGCCCGTTCGTGGCGGACAGCCCGCGCAGGCACCGTCCCAGAGCTCCGGCGCCGGAGCGTCCGGCGCTCGCGAGGAGGCCCGACGCATCGCGCAGGAGAAGGTCGAGGCCGCTCGCCAGGCCCGGGGCGGGCGTCCGGCAGCGGCTCCGGTCGCGCAGGAGGAGCAGCCCGCACGGCAGGAGCGCGCTCCGTGGGGAGACGCGGTGCAGCAGAGCGCTCCGCCGCGTCCGGCGGCGCAGGATCCCGCCGCGTCGGCTCCGCAGAACGACCCGACGCAACAGCCTGCAGACCAGACGTCGGGGCAGCGGGTGCCTGCCCAGCAGGCAGCTGCACAGCAGAGTCCCGATACGAGTGCGGAGCCGCAGGCCGCGACCCCGCCGCAGACCATGACGCAGGGATCGGCGGCCGCGGCCCGGTCCCAGGGCTCATCGCAGGACGCCCCGGCACAGCCTGCTCCGGCAGCCCAGCCCGCGCAGGGCGGTGGGCTCGATGCGGATCAGGTGCGGACCCACTGGTCGGCGATCCTCGACGAGCTGCAGCAGATCCGTCGGCCCAGCTGGGCGCTGATCTCCCAGAACGGGCACGTCAACGGCGCGCACGACAGCACGCTCGTGATCGGGTTCCGCACGGACGGACTCGTCAGCGCCTTCCACCGCGGTACCGCCGCGCAGAACCTGGCCGATGCGGTGCGCCGCATCATGCACCTCGACGTGACGATCGAGGCCGTGGTCGGCGAGGACCCCGGCCCCGGCGGCGGGAGGGGCGCGGGCCCTGCAGGTGGTGGCTCTGCAGGTGGTGGCTCTGCAGGCGGCGGCCCTGCAGGTGGTGGCCCGGCAGTCGGCGGTTCGTCAGCCGGTGGTTCGTCAGGCGGTGGCCCGATGAGCGGCGGACCAGCAGGTGGTGGCCCGGTGCCGACCGGTGGTGCGACCGCGCCGGTGGCGGGGGCAGCTGCCGGGGGCCCGGCCCCGACCGGCACCCCCGCTTCGGAACAGGTGGATCCCGCCCCCGCGTCGAAGCCGCGCTGGGGTGACGCCGTCTCTGCGGTGCCTGTGCGGGAGACCGCTCCCGCCCCCCAGGAGCCGGAGCAGGTCTCGGCGGGGCAGCGGGCGTCCGAGCGCGCCATGCAGGCCGCGGCGCGAGCCGCCCAGTCCGGCGGTCGCCCCGGTCCCGGCGCGGCACCGGATCGGGTCGAGGACTTCCCGCCGGAACCCGACGACCCCTTCCCACCGGATCCCCAGGACGACTACCAGCCGCGATACCGCACCCCTCAGCAGGATGCCGCCGCGCCGGTCACCGCCTCCGCGCCGGTCCCGACGCCGGCCAGGGACGAGACGCCGGGCGGCTCCCGCTGGTCCGACGCGCTGCAGGATGATTCTTCGCCGGCACCCGCGCGCGATGTCGACGTCCAGGGCGCTGCACCCTCCGCGGCGGCGACCGCCCCCGCTCCGGGCGGCGGGACCCCGGTGGTGGATGACGAAGGCCGTGACAGCCTCCCTCCCGAGGACCCCCGGACCTATGGCCAGAACGCTCTGCGCCGTGCGATCGCCGAAGGACGAGTCGTCCATTCCCGCCCAGCTCAGAATGCCGCCGGCGCCGCCTCTGCTGGCGCCGACTCCGCCGGTGAACAGCCGGAGGGCGTCACGCCAGGCGACGTCGACCAGGGCGGGCAGGAGTTCGACTCCGGGCGCCCGGCGCTGCAGGCCATGCCGCCCATGTCTTCGGGGTCCGCCGCCAGCGCCCCCTCCGCCGACACCCCTGGCGCGGGCGCGACCTCGTGGACGAGGTCTGAGCCGGCGGAGGATGCCTCCGCCGCCCCCGCCACCGGTGTCGAGGGTTCGGCCTCCGCTCGGGCCGCCGCGTCGTGGGGGACCACCGCCACGACCCCGCCTGCCTCGGGGACCTCCTGGTCCTCGTCGGCGGCGTCCGCCGCGACGGTTCCGTCCGCCTCGTCATCGGCGACCTCTGCGCCGAGCGCATCTGCCCCGTCGGCAGCCGACTCCGCAGCCGACTCCGCGGCCCCTCGCAGCGGCGCCGCCCTCGTGCGCGAGGCGGCGCTGGCCTCTCGCACCGCCGCCGGTCAGCGCGGCGCGAACCGGCGCGGGGGAGCGGCGGAGCCCGTCGCGGACACCGACCCCACCGGCGGGGCGACCCGCGACGACGAGGATGCGGTGGTCGCCACCCGCAACGGTCGTGAAGTGGTCGAGAAGCTCCTCGGAGGCAAGGTCCTCGAGGTCATCGACGAGAACCGGAACTACTGA
- a CDS encoding ABC transporter ATP-binding protein, translating to MSQSTPPPDGIVVEHVSRAFGSVQAVHDLSFSAPRGAVTALVGPNGCGKSTLMLMLASLLAPDSGRVLVGGVDPAVDSAAVRASVGWMPDQFGAWDSLRVSEVLEVMGRAYFLPTAQARQRVDELLQLMDLASLAQQPAHVLSRGQKQRLGLARALIHAPSVLILDEPASGLDPASRRRLLHVVRSLAAEGTTVLISSHILSELEEMADHVVFMDAGRAVDASSIRDLAARPRPWRIASLHHQRLQEALERLGVRHGEVLDPQRTSSGHAEVIVQLPDEATASRLLSDLTAADAQVIGFGPATGRLEAAYLASDAAHREGAL from the coding sequence ATGAGCCAGAGCACTCCTCCGCCGGACGGCATCGTCGTCGAGCACGTCAGCCGCGCCTTCGGCAGCGTCCAAGCCGTGCACGACCTGAGCTTCTCCGCGCCGCGAGGGGCGGTGACCGCGCTGGTGGGCCCCAACGGCTGCGGCAAGTCCACGCTCATGCTGATGCTGGCCTCGCTGCTGGCCCCGGACTCCGGCCGGGTGCTCGTGGGCGGGGTGGACCCTGCGGTGGATTCCGCCGCCGTGCGCGCGAGCGTCGGCTGGATGCCGGACCAGTTCGGGGCCTGGGACTCGCTGCGGGTCTCCGAGGTGCTCGAGGTGATGGGCCGCGCCTACTTCCTGCCGACGGCACAAGCCCGCCAGCGGGTCGACGAGCTGCTGCAGCTGATGGACCTGGCCTCCCTCGCCCAGCAGCCCGCGCATGTGCTCTCCCGCGGGCAGAAGCAGCGGCTGGGCCTGGCCCGGGCGCTGATCCACGCCCCGTCGGTGCTGATCCTCGACGAGCCCGCCTCCGGTCTGGACCCCGCCTCGCGGAGGCGGCTGCTGCACGTGGTGCGCTCGCTCGCCGCCGAGGGCACGACCGTGCTGATCTCGAGCCACATCCTCTCCGAGCTCGAGGAGATGGCCGATCATGTCGTGTTCATGGACGCCGGGCGGGCCGTGGACGCGTCGAGCATCCGCGATCTCGCCGCGCGGCCGCGACCCTGGCGGATCGCCTCCCTGCACCATCAGCGGCTGCAGGAGGCGCTGGAGAGGCTCGGGGTGCGCCACGGCGAGGTGCTCGATCCGCAGCGCACCAGCTCGGGCCACGCCGAGGTCATCGTGCAGCTCCCGGACGAGGCGACCGCCTCCCGGCTGCTCTCGGATCTCACCGCCGCCGACGCCCAGGTCATCGGATTCGGCCCGGCCACCGGGCGGCTCGAGGCCGCCTACCTCGCCTCGGACGCCGCCCACCGCGAAGGAGCCCTGTGA
- a CDS encoding glycoside hydrolase family 125 protein, with the protein MAQLPSTLLDAVHERLLAGLSDVGGDPATIDEIAGRVISYLRNTAETTVNVEDDGTTFVITGDIPAMWLRDSAAQLTPLLRLVVGGVGSDEDRAELVSLLSGLLRRHWQYIEIDPYANAFNRGPDSSHWDQDETERQNPWAWERKFELDSLSYGPDLAWRVWTATGDTSWAGEQFLIAARTILATVATEQRHEERSEYFFRRSGVPAQDTLDREGRGSLTTPNGLVWAGFRPSDDACELGYNIPGNHFLALSLERLAVLLEEVADAPTEAAEARRLSEEIRGALAEHGLIDGPEGQKIWAYEIDGRGEHRFLDDANVPSLLALPYLGCVDAEDPVYLATREAVLSRRNPYYYAGLYLEGVGSPHTPKDHVWPIAKAVEGLTTSDRAEKLRLLQQMIATDGDTGMMHEGVHVDEPTTFTREWFSWSNSMFCELALDLAGVDRDLHARA; encoded by the coding sequence ATGGCCCAGCTTCCCAGCACCCTGCTCGATGCCGTTCACGAGCGCCTGCTCGCCGGACTCTCCGACGTCGGCGGCGATCCCGCGACGATCGACGAGATCGCCGGTCGCGTGATCTCCTACCTGCGCAACACCGCGGAGACCACGGTGAACGTCGAGGACGACGGCACCACCTTCGTGATCACCGGGGACATCCCGGCGATGTGGCTGCGGGACTCAGCCGCGCAGCTCACCCCGCTGCTGCGCCTGGTGGTGGGCGGCGTGGGATCCGACGAGGACCGCGCCGAGCTGGTCTCCCTGCTCAGCGGCCTGCTGCGCCGGCACTGGCAGTACATCGAGATCGATCCGTACGCGAACGCCTTCAACCGCGGGCCGGACTCCTCCCACTGGGATCAGGACGAGACCGAGCGCCAGAACCCCTGGGCGTGGGAGCGGAAGTTCGAGCTGGACTCGCTGTCCTACGGCCCGGACCTGGCCTGGCGCGTGTGGACGGCCACCGGGGACACCTCGTGGGCCGGCGAGCAGTTCCTCATCGCGGCCCGCACGATCCTCGCCACCGTCGCCACCGAGCAGCGGCACGAGGAGCGCTCGGAGTACTTCTTCCGACGCTCCGGCGTGCCCGCGCAGGACACCCTGGACCGCGAGGGCCGCGGCTCGCTGACCACCCCGAACGGCCTGGTGTGGGCGGGCTTCCGTCCGTCCGACGACGCCTGCGAGCTCGGGTACAACATCCCGGGCAACCACTTCCTGGCCCTCTCCCTCGAGCGGCTCGCGGTGCTGCTCGAGGAGGTGGCGGACGCTCCGACGGAGGCCGCCGAGGCGCGGCGGCTGTCCGAGGAGATCCGGGGGGCGCTCGCGGAGCACGGCCTGATCGACGGACCTGAGGGGCAGAAGATCTGGGCGTACGAGATCGACGGCCGCGGCGAGCACCGCTTCCTCGACGACGCGAACGTGCCGAGCCTGCTGGCGCTGCCCTACCTGGGCTGCGTCGATGCGGAGGATCCGGTCTACCTCGCGACCCGCGAGGCGGTGCTCTCGCGCCGGAACCCGTACTACTACGCGGGCCTCTACCTCGAGGGCGTCGGCTCCCCGCACACCCCGAAGGACCACGTGTGGCCGATCGCGAAGGCCGTCGAGGGTCTGACCACGTCGGACCGGGCGGAGAAGCTGCGCCTGCTGCAGCAGATGATCGCGACCGACGGCGACACCGGGATGATGCACGAGGGCGTCCACGTCGACGAGCCGACCACCTTCACCCGCGAGTGGTTCTCGTGGTCGAACTCGATGTTCTGCGAGCTCGCCCTCGACCTCGCCGGGGTGGACCGGGACCTGCACGCCCGGGCGTGA
- a CDS encoding ABC transporter substrate-binding protein yields MLNRRTLLSSFAAAGLLGTAAACSPSSDTSGGSGGSDAGGSTGGDKGSLTFRLWDENAVAAYEESFTAFTEKTGWNVTIDVVPWADYWTRLPLDVASGDAADVYWMNSANYIQLKDSEALLDINEVVPDGAAQWEKSVVDLYTRDGGLWGVPQIWDSIALFYNKALVEEAGVDPSTLAFDPRADSDTLREAGAALTLDGAGKHPGEDGFEVDSREQFGINSQADRQAIIGPMLAANGAEWQKDDKYVFASPEGIEAFQYMADLINVQNIAPSAADTNENGDFTRDLFTQGKLALFQSGPYNLLPVSDGVADSFEWALAAPVSGPEGPKSLVHGVVAVGNAKADDDQQPGIKELLTWLGSKEGQLPLAEKGVSFPGHVEAQEAFLAFWEKKGVDVSVFVDAAKNAAEADTGARANDGLTAAIPVFQEVFIGRLTAEKGIPQAQEEGNAAMAG; encoded by the coding sequence GTGCTGAACCGCCGTACCCTCCTCTCCTCCTTCGCCGCGGCCGGCCTGCTCGGCACCGCTGCGGCCTGCTCGCCCTCGTCGGACACCTCCGGCGGCTCCGGCGGCAGCGACGCCGGCGGCAGCACGGGGGGTGACAAGGGCTCGCTGACCTTCCGCCTCTGGGACGAGAACGCCGTGGCCGCCTACGAGGAGTCGTTCACCGCCTTCACCGAGAAGACCGGCTGGAACGTCACGATCGACGTGGTGCCGTGGGCCGACTACTGGACCCGCCTGCCGCTCGACGTCGCCAGCGGTGACGCGGCGGACGTGTACTGGATGAACTCCGCGAACTACATCCAGCTGAAGGACTCCGAGGCGCTGCTGGACATCAACGAGGTGGTCCCCGACGGCGCCGCGCAGTGGGAGAAGTCCGTGGTGGACCTCTACACGCGCGACGGCGGCCTCTGGGGCGTGCCCCAGATCTGGGACTCGATCGCCCTGTTCTACAACAAGGCCCTGGTCGAGGAGGCGGGCGTGGACCCGTCGACCCTCGCCTTCGACCCGAGAGCGGACTCGGACACCCTGCGCGAGGCCGGGGCCGCCCTGACCCTCGACGGCGCCGGCAAGCACCCGGGCGAGGACGGCTTCGAGGTCGACTCCCGCGAGCAGTTCGGCATCAACTCCCAGGCCGACCGCCAGGCGATCATCGGCCCGATGCTGGCCGCCAACGGCGCCGAGTGGCAGAAGGACGACAAGTACGTCTTCGCCTCCCCCGAGGGCATCGAGGCCTTCCAGTACATGGCGGACCTCATCAACGTCCAGAACATCGCCCCGAGCGCCGCGGACACCAACGAGAACGGCGACTTCACCCGCGACCTGTTCACCCAGGGCAAGCTCGCCCTGTTCCAGTCCGGCCCCTACAACCTGCTGCCGGTCTCCGACGGCGTGGCCGACTCCTTCGAGTGGGCGCTGGCGGCACCGGTCTCCGGCCCGGAGGGCCCGAAGTCCCTGGTCCACGGCGTGGTCGCGGTGGGCAACGCGAAGGCCGACGACGACCAGCAGCCCGGCATCAAGGAGCTGCTGACCTGGCTGGGGTCGAAGGAGGGGCAGCTGCCCCTGGCCGAGAAGGGCGTCTCCTTCCCCGGTCACGTGGAGGCGCAGGAGGCCTTCCTCGCCTTCTGGGAGAAGAAGGGCGTGGACGTCAGCGTCTTCGTGGACGCGGCGAAGAACGCCGCCGAGGCGGACACCGGCGCCCGCGCGAACGACGGGCTCACCGCCGCGATCCCCGTCTTCCAGGAGGTCTTCATCGGCCGCCTCACCGCGGAGAAGGGCATCCCGCAGGCGCAGGAGGAGGGCAACGCCGCCATGGCCGGCTGA
- the recR gene encoding recombination mediator RecR produces MYEGIVQDLIDELGRLPGIGPKSAQRIAFHLLDADDAAVRRLAEVLVQVKDTVRFCEICGNVSAEEKCRICTDPRRTDEVICVVEESKDIVAIEKIREFKGRYHVLGGAIDPIGGVGPSDLRITQLMTRLGSGETQEVILALDPNIEGEATSAYLSRLLGPMELTVTRLASGLPVGGDLDYADEMTLGRAFLGRRSV; encoded by the coding sequence GTGTACGAAGGCATCGTCCAGGACCTCATCGACGAGCTCGGCAGACTGCCGGGCATCGGCCCCAAGTCGGCGCAGCGGATCGCGTTCCATCTGCTGGACGCCGACGACGCCGCTGTGCGCCGGCTCGCGGAGGTGCTGGTCCAGGTCAAGGACACCGTGCGCTTCTGCGAGATCTGCGGCAACGTCTCGGCCGAGGAGAAGTGCCGCATCTGCACCGACCCCCGCCGCACCGACGAGGTGATCTGCGTGGTCGAGGAGTCCAAGGACATCGTCGCGATCGAGAAGATCCGCGAGTTCAAGGGCCGGTACCACGTGCTCGGCGGCGCGATCGATCCGATCGGCGGCGTGGGCCCGAGCGACCTGCGCATCACCCAGCTGATGACCCGTCTCGGCTCCGGCGAGACCCAGGAGGTCATCCTGGCCCTGGACCCGAACATCGAGGGCGAGGCCACCTCCGCCTACCTCTCGCGGCTGCTGGGCCCGATGGAGCTCACCGTCACCCGCCTCGCCTCCGGCCTGCCCGTGGGCGGCGACCTCGACTACGCCGACGAGATGACCCTGGGCCGCGCGTTCCTGGGCCGACGTTCCGTCTGA
- a CDS encoding type II toxin-antitoxin system prevent-host-death family antitoxin has translation MPDMTSTALVTTARFRAQLSEYLERANRQPITIASRGARARGVLVSREFFERACIALGDEPYASPPQSRLDEIMEDAMRLLGDL, from the coding sequence ATGCCGGACATGACATCCACCGCGCTCGTGACCACCGCTCGGTTCCGTGCGCAGCTGAGCGAGTACCTGGAACGTGCGAACCGCCAGCCCATCACGATCGCGAGTCGCGGCGCGCGCGCCCGCGGCGTGCTCGTCTCCCGCGAGTTCTTCGAGAGGGCGTGCATCGCTCTCGGGGACGAGCCGTACGCCAGCCCTCCGCAGTCGCGTCTCGACGAGATCATGGAGGATGCGATGCGGCTCCTCGGAGATCTCTGA
- a CDS encoding transcriptional regulator encodes MPPPYGAPEPAVECQVTRAPEVPTAVVSRTEFPMHEMASLMDGTFSHLAAALEEAGISVIGPAFALHHRAPVSTADLEVGFPIDAPLSGTLTLPSGFEVTGSVLPAGRVGWTSHIGGYGGLAEKWGAFTEGIGESEEQMTFPFWEFYVTPPSPGMNPATLRTDLFTLLEPRED; translated from the coding sequence ATGCCGCCCCCTTACGGCGCCCCTGAACCCGCCGTCGAATGCCAGGTGACCCGGGCGCCGGAGGTGCCCACGGCCGTGGTCTCCCGGACCGAGTTCCCGATGCACGAGATGGCCTCGCTGATGGACGGGACCTTCTCCCATCTGGCGGCGGCGCTGGAGGAGGCCGGGATCAGCGTGATCGGCCCGGCGTTCGCGCTGCACCATCGGGCCCCGGTCTCCACCGCGGATCTCGAGGTGGGCTTCCCGATCGATGCCCCGCTCTCCGGGACGCTCACCCTGCCCAGCGGATTCGAGGTCACCGGGTCCGTGCTGCCGGCCGGTCGCGTGGGCTGGACCTCGCACATCGGCGGGTATGGCGGCCTGGCCGAGAAGTGGGGCGCCTTCACCGAGGGCATCGGGGAGTCCGAGGAGCAGATGACCTTCCCGTTCTGGGAGTTCTACGTGACGCCGCCGTCGCCGGGCATGAACCCGGCCACCCTGCGCACGGATCTGTTCACCCTGCTCGAGCCGCGCGAGGACTGA